The Oleiphilus messinensis DNA segment AACTAGCCGATACGGGCGAATTTGCTACCGGGTTTCCTGCAAAGCAGCAATCTCTTACATGAATTGCAGAGATATCTCACACGGTAGTGTCTAAAAATTCGGGTTCCAGTTTGTTATTCAGGGCGATACCATGGCATCACAGGTATCAGGAAGCCAGCGTAGGGTGTTATTTACCAGTCCGTTGCAGTTACATTAGATGCGAATAATGAGCGGGTGGAATTTTCGGGCACGCTGGGTGGCGCGAAGTCGAGCATTTCATTTAAATGTTGTGAGCAGGGTATAAAATTTAAAAGGGACAAGTATGGACAAGGTTGTTTGTGAAGATTGTGGAAAAAGTTGTATACCCAGATTATGGAATTACAGTCCGTTTCTAGGTGGCATATATTTCATACCAGTAAGGCATTTAAAAACGCAACATTTATGCGCGTTTTGCGGGATTTGTATGTATGAAACTGGTGGTGAAATTACTTTTATAGCAAAACTTATATTGTTGTATGTTCTTATACCATTACCACTAATGTATTTGATAGATGACCACAATTTCCCAACGTGGGCTTATATTCTTTATGTATTAATAGTAACCGTGATTGCATTTGCAGCTAAAATTAAAGAAATGATCAAAAGGTTCACCTAATCGGGTAGCCGGAGGTATCTAGCCTCCAGCCCCCACAACACCTTGCATGCCCGCGTGGTGTTGTGGGGCGTTTCACTCAGGGTCGTGAAGCCCCGTTCAACCATCATGCAGAACATAATGACCCTCAGATTTAAGAGATTTCAACGATTGAGCCTGTTGAATTCCAGGGGGGGCGTAGAGCTGCGCCATGGGTCTTTACTGGCAATCCCACAAGTGACTGAGACTTGCAGTTTGGCAATGCCTGTCCAATCGAGCGACGATGCGGTAGTAAGGCGTATCGGTTACCGATACTAGGCGATTTCCGGGTAAATTCATGGCAAAATTCTTTTTGCTATTGGGCGATAAGCGAGTTTGCAGATATGCTGAACGAACTATACTGTCAGTCCGCAAGAGTTGAGATTGTGATGGGCATATCTGTCCTCGATGTTGCGACATAGCTTTGCGAGTAATCTGATCCACCATGGAAAAGACGTTCGCCTTATACAACGACTGTTAGGTCAACTAAAAACGTAAAAGGAAGACATGATGGGGAGGACGTTACGGGGCCAGGAAGCCTTCAACCTTTTTCAACAGGGCAAAGAAGCGTGGAACTGCTTTATTGATGAACAGGACGTGACGAAAGTCGATTTTAGGGGAGTGACGTTTTCGAGGGCTTTGGAATTGAAGGTGCTATCGATCAGCTTCAGGGGGTTTGTGTTCCCGGAAGTACGTTTTGAAACTCTGAACTTCGATAGTCTTAGCACGATTGACTTCAGTGAGGCTATTTTCAGGGGGAACGCTTATTTTAGCGGGGTGATGTTTCCTGTCGGTAAACTTTTGTTTAGCGGAGCGTGTTTTAAGCAGGCTGCAGTCTTTAGTCTATCGAGTTTTCAAGGCGGTGCAGATTTTTCTGAAGCTGAGATTGAAATAGGAGTATTTGACAAAACGAAATGGCTTCGAGAAGGAGATGTCTCATTTAACGGTGCAAGAGTCGGTGGATTAAATTTTACGGATTCAGAAGGTATCGCGCGTATCGAGTTCTATTTCGGCTTTCGAAGTTGCAATTCAGGCATAGACTTTTCAAACTCCACTTTCCATGAGATTCAGATTCAAGTCCCGACCCCTGTGTTAATCGACCATTTGCGATTTGATTGTGTGAAAGTTCATCAGGAATGTGTGCTGAATAATCTTACTGCACTTCATATCAGTATGAGAAATTGCGATTTCAATGGGAACTTTATGCTCGGTGATCTCGTGGTCAAGAGACTGGACTGCGCCGGGTCAAAATTCGAAAGAAATGCAGATTTTCACAATATCGCTGTAAAAACCTATATCGATTTCAACGGCTGTAGCTTTTCGCACCCAGTGGCAATCGACGGTATTCGCCTTGGGGATCCCATCGGTTGGGGCGAGTTCGGCACTCAATCCGCACTGAGTCAATCCCTATCCAGTATCAAAAAGCGCTTTTTTATGGAGGAAACTGAGCCTCATAACGAAATTGAACTTGCTGAGATTGCTGAGTATGCCCGATCTTATCGACGCTTAAAGCAGCTTGCTGCGGAATCCGATAACCATAGCTTGGAACTGGATATGTTCGCCCTGGAGTTGAAGGCCTCCAGGTGGTTAAAAGCAGAATGGTGGGCACGTATTCCCTATGATCTCTATGCGTTATTCAGTGACTATGGACGTAGTTTACTCCGACCGGTTGTGGGGTTGTTTATCTTTTGGATCTTATTCTCCCTCGTTTATATGGGGTGTGCGGCCAGCAGTTCGCGGTCGGATTTCATGGGGCAATGGAGTGCCGGCCTGTTGTTATCGCTGGCACAATCCGTCCCGTTTCTGACCTGGCATCGCACGGCAAAATCGGAAGCGCTGGCGGTACTTTATCCGGCGGCAGGTGGGTTTGATGTGCCCTGGATTGTACATCTCGCGGCGGTCTCCCAGTCGATTCTGGCCGTCATCTTCATTTTTCTGCTGGGTCTGGGGATCCGGAATCGATTCCGGATATAGAGATGGGCATGCCTGTCTTTGATGTTTCGCAGCGCTACGCCTTTC contains these protein-coding regions:
- a CDS encoding pentapeptide repeat-containing protein, which produces MGRTLRGQEAFNLFQQGKEAWNCFIDEQDVTKVDFRGVTFSRALELKVLSISFRGFVFPEVRFETLNFDSLSTIDFSEAIFRGNAYFSGVMFPVGKLLFSGACFKQAAVFSLSSFQGGADFSEAEIEIGVFDKTKWLREGDVSFNGARVGGLNFTDSEGIARIEFYFGFRSCNSGIDFSNSTFHEIQIQVPTPVLIDHLRFDCVKVHQECVLNNLTALHISMRNCDFNGNFMLGDLVVKRLDCAGSKFERNADFHNIAVKTYIDFNGCSFSHPVAIDGIRLGDPIGWGEFGTQSALSQSLSSIKKRFFMEETEPHNEIELAEIAEYARSYRRLKQLAAESDNHSLELDMFALELKASRWLKAEWWARIPYDLYALFSDYGRSLLRPVVGLFIFWILFSLVYMGCAASSSRSDFMGQWSAGLLLSLAQSVPFLTWHRTAKSEALAVLYPAAGGFDVPWIVHLAAVSQSILAVIFIFLLGLGIRNRFRI